The Fusobacterium sp. genome segment AAAAAGTTTTAACTTCTTCATTAGAAACAATATCTTTTATCATTATCTTTCAGCCTTCTCTATTTTTCTAAGAATATTCAACTGATCAAGAGCCAACCCAGCACCTTTTACTACACTTTCAAGCGGATTATCAGCAAGTTTTACATTAAGGTTGGTAAATTTAGCTATCATTTCTGGGAAATTTCTGATAAGAGAACCTCCTCCAGCCATAACTATTCCTTTATCAACTATATCGGCTGCAAGTTCAGGCGGAGTTCTTTCAAGAACATATTTTACACAGTCTACGACTTCCATAAGGGAATCATTTATAGCTTCTCTTACTTCTTCTGAAGTTATTTCAACTGTTTTAGGAAGTCCTATAATCAGATCTCTACCTTTAATAGTCATTTTTTCTTCTTCTTCCAAAGGTAAAGCTGTTCCTATTCTTATTTTTATCTCTTCAGCTGTCTTATCTCCTATAAGAAGATTGTGAGTTTTCTTTACATATTTGATAATATCATTATCAAAATTATTTCCAGCTGTCCTTATTGTTTTACTTACTACTGTTCCTCCTAAAGAAATAACAGCCACATCAGTAGACCCTCCACCAATATCTATTATCATATTTCCTTCTGGTACAGATATATCAAGTCCTGATCCAAGAGCTGCTGCTCTTGCCTCTTCTATTAGATATGCTCTCTTTGCTCCAGCAGATATTGCTGCCTCAAGTACCGCTCTCTTTTCTACGCCTGTTACATCAATAGGAACACATATCATAATTTCAGGCATAATAAAGCTATATGAACCAAAAACTTTTTTTATAAAATATTTTATCATAGCCTCAGTAATATCATAATCTGCTATAACTCCTTCACTAAGAGGTTTTACAGCTACAATAGTATCTGGAGTTTTTCCAAGCATTTCTTTAGCTTCATTTCCTACTGCCAGTACTTTTCTGCTCTCTCTTTCCACTGCTACTACTGATGGTTCATTTAAAACTATTTTTTTGTGTTTTTTACTATAAACCAACGTATTTGCTGTTCCTAAATCTATTCCTATACTTCTGTTCAACCTAAAATTTGGGAATAATCTCATCTCTTTTCACCCTCTATACATTTTTTTATTGCTAATTCAATCAAATCTTCTCTTCCATCAATATAAAATCCAGCTATAAGTGCTTCAAAAGCTGTTGCTTCTTTATATTCTAAAATTGAGCATGATTTAGGAAATGTCTTTATATTTCCATTTTTTGCTCTATTACCTAGCATTTGATATTTTTCCTCTAATTGAAGAACTATTTCCTTGTACAATACACTCTGTTTTTTGGCATTGACACACTCCTTAACTCTTTTATTGAGATTCTGGAGATTCAGTCCCTTATTTATCCAATATTTTCTTATACAGAGTTCCCAGACAGCATCTCCAAGGTATGCCAGTACTACTCCACTTGTTTCTTTTAAATCTACATGTTCCATGTAGTTGTATCCTTTCCATCTTTGATTTTTATACCCATTTCTGCCAGTCTATCTCTAATTTTATCAGACATAGCCCAGTTTTTGTCAGCTCTTGCTTCCCTTCTTAGTTCAAGAATAAATTCAACAAGCTCAGAAGTCAGATTTCCAACTTCATTATCAAGCTTAAGTATAACACCCAAAACTTCCTGCATTATATTAACTACATAGTCTATAGTTTTTTCTACAGTTTCTTTTCCTTTTGCACTTAGTTTATCTCCTTCAAGAGCTTTATTTAATTCTTTAATAAGCTCAAATATAGCTCCAAGACCTTGTGCTGTATTGAAGTCATCATCCATAGCAGTTATAAATTTTTCACTTGATGATTTAAGTACTTCTGCAAGTTCAGTACAATCTGCTCCACCTTCTTTTGTATCAACTGCTAATGCATTTTTACCTCTCAGCAGAGCATTTTCTATTCTTTCTAATGATGACTTTGCCTGATTTAACTCATAGTTAGAAAAATCCATTGGTTTTCTATAATGAGCTCCAAGTATAAATAATCTTATTACTCTTCCTTCAAATTGTTCCAGTACTTGTCTAAGAAGCATAAATGTTCCTGATTTAGACATTTTTTCACCATTGATATTAATATATCCATTGTGCATCCAGTATCTAGCAAATTCTCCTCCACAAGAACATTTAGATTGTGCTATTTCATTTTCATGATGTGGGAATATCAAATCCTGTCCTCCACCATGTATATCAAATGTATCCCCTAAATATTTATGTGACATTGCTGAACACTCAATATGCCAACCTGGTCTTCCCTTACCCCAAGGAGAATCCCAATTTGGTTCTTCTTCTTTTGCAACTTTCCAAAGAGCAAAATCTACAGGAGATTTTTTTATATCAGAAACTTCTATTCTTGCACCACTTTTAAGGTCATCCACATTTTGTTTAGAAAGAGCTCCATATCCCTCTTTATACTTTTCTACATTGAAGTACACATCTCCTTCTGCTTCATAAGCATATCCTTTTTCTATAAGATTCTGAATTATTTCTATCATATCTCCAATATGTTCAGTTGCCTTAGGTCTTATCATTCCAGCTTCTTTAAGGTTTACTTTTGAAGTATCCTCAAAATATGCCTTTATGTATTTTTCAGCTATATCCTTAAGAGAAACTCCTTCTTCATTGGCTCTTCTTATCATTTTATCATCTACATCTGTAAAGTTTTGTACATATTTTACCTTATATCCTCTATATTCAAAATATCTTCTCACTGTATCAAAGAATATAGCTGGTCTTGCATTTCCTATGTGAATATAATTATATACAGTAGGTCCACAGACGTACATTGAGACTTCTCCTTCTTTTACAGGTTTGAATTCGTCAATTTTTCCACTGAGGGTGTTATATATTTTTATCATTTTATCCTCCTTAATAGCTCACCCATATTTTTAGAATCAGCTTCTACTTCAAAAATTATTTCATTGCCAATTCCTGATATGTTCAAATCTATTCCTTTCAGTTCTTCTATACCAAAATTACTGTAAATATCCAAAGAACCATATAGAAATTGTCCTCTCACTAATGTTGCTGGAAAAGTATTTTCCACAAAGTTATCTTTTCCATAAATAAGTATATTTTCATCTTTAAAAAATAATTTTACTCTATTTGAAATACGATATCCATCTTCTGTTTTAAACATACCTAAAGCTTTTCTTATTTTTTCTCCATCCTTTAAAGGTATCACCATAGCTGCATTTTTGCTGTCAACTATTATTTCCCCATCAATTTCTTTGAGAAGTTCTGATGGTTTTGTTCCTATAAATCCCTGCCACATAGCAAGTATTAAATCTTTATTGCTTCCAAGTGTATATGAATTAAAAATTAGTTTTTCAAGTTTTGAAAAATCTTTCATTGAAAGATATAAAGTATTCTTTCCAGCATATTTCAATAATTTTCTTTCTTCTGGCTGATCATTGAATGCAGTAAATACATTTTTGTCTCCAATAATCTCTCCTTGCAGTTTTACTATATTTTTATCTACAGTTCCAGTAAGAGATATCGCCTCTATCCCTAAATCCTTATTTTTTGTATTATTATAGACAAGAACTCCAAGAATATTGTCTCTGGTTTCATCTATTATATTTTCTATTTTAGCATTATAAGTTCCTTTTTTGTTAATTATTTTTTTCAAAACTGATTTATTTTCAGAAAAAATTATTAAACCTCTATGAAAACACATATATATATCCTTTTTAAGACCATATTTTTCCATATATTTGCTTTTCAGTTTATAGAATTCTCCATCTTTATGAAAATATTTTACACTGTCTTTTAAAATAAAGAAATACCAATATCCAGTGTCTACAACCACTGATGTTTTTAATTCTTTATTATAAAAATCAGAATCAGAAAAAGCATATACTTTTGAAATATATTTTTTTATTTTTTCAAATTTTTCATAATCTGCTTCTTTCCCAGCTGCACTTATCAAAGGTATTATTTCTTTAAAATCTTTATCTGCTATTCCTTCATTTGCATATATTATTTTTGTATCTTCTGCTATAAATTCCCTTGGAGATACTTTATATCCAAATCTATATCCCACCAAAAAACCAACAAAAATAATTACAATAAAAAGCAATATATATCTTTTTTTCATAATCTATTCTCCTTATTCAAATCTATTTTTTTGTATTCTTTTTAATTCTCTGACAGTTAAGTCTATTTTTTCTGCTTTAAATACAGGAGCACTTATTCTAGCCCTTCTTATACAACAGGAATCAACAGAACAACATAAAGTCTCCTCTTTAAAGTAACCAGCTTCTTTTACCACTTCACCACATGGATCTATTATCACAGAGTTTCCAAAAAATGTCACTCCATCTTCTACTCCTGATCTGTTAGTCATTATATTAAATACTCCGTTAGATATAGAACTGCTTTTTAATAAAGTTTTCCATGTTGATGATACTGAGGATTTATTTACTCCTAGTCTTGCTGGAGCATTAGCTATAGAAAATATGTACTTAGCCCCATCTTGTGAAAGAATATAATGAGCTGATTGATGCCATGCATCTTCACATATAAGCATTCCCATTCTTCCAAATTTTGTATCAAATGCTCTTATTTTTTCTCCATTTCCAAAATATCTTCCTTCAAAAAACATTCCATAATCAGGAAGATATACTTTTCTATGTTTGTGTATAATTTTCCCATCTTCAAGATAGTAGGCTGTATTATAGGGATATTCCTCTTCTCCCATCTCTGCCATACCAAATATTATACTTATCTCATTACTTTTTTCCAACAATATATCTGGAACATTCTTCATAGCAGTTTCAAAAACTATATCTTCCAGCATATATCCATTTAATGCCAGTTCAGGAAAAATTATAATATCATCTCCTGCTTTTATACCTTTTTCAATTAACTCTACCATTTTCAATAAATTCTTTTCTGTATCTCCCAATACAGGTTTCATTTGTTCTATACGAATATTCATAACTCCCCCTATTTAAGAGATAACAAATCTTCTAATGTAGTTATCTTTATATTATCGTAATCTCCTATAATAATTTTTACTTTTTCTCCTGCTCTCTCTACAAGAGAAGAATCATCTGTTCCAAGAAATTTTTCATCTTCTGCTATTTTATATGCCTTCTTTAGTATATCACCTCTAAATGTCTGTGGTGTATGAACAGCTATAAGCCCTGCTCTATTTGGAGTAGCAAGTATTTCTCCATCTAATCCTACTACCTTTATTGTATCCTTTACAGCTACTCCTATTACTGCTCCAGCAAGTGTTTTATCATTATCAAGTGCTGCACAAGTCATTTCTATATATTTTTCTTTCATAAAAGGTCTCACTCCATCTTGTACTAATATATAAGTGCTTCCTTCATCTTCTTTTAAAGCATTATAAATGGAGTCTTGTCTCTCTTTTCCACCAGCAAGAACTTTTTTAACTTTTTTTATACTATATTTATTGCATTGTTTTTTTACTAAGTCAATATTATTTTCATTAGTTACAATAATTATTTCGTCTATTAAAGAAGATTTTTCTGCTGTCTCCAAAGGAAAAATAAACAGTGGTTTTCCATTATACTCAAAAAACTGTTTTGGATAATCCAATCCAATCCTTTTTCCAATTCCAGCAGCAGCCAATATAAGAGTTATTTTCTTTTTTTCTATTTCAGAGTCACTACTGTACATCCTAATCCTCCCTCTCCATGTCCTCCAATTCTATATTCCTTTACATAAGGACATTTTTTCAGGTAATTAAGTATCCCCTCTCTAAGTGCTCCAGTACCTTTTCCATGTATTACATAAACTTCATTATATGAGTTCATAACAGCTCTATCCAGATATGTTTCAAGTTCATAAACTGCCTCATCTACCATTTTCCCTCTTAAATCTATTTCGCTTCTTACAGCTGTTTTCTTGTGTGAAAATGAATTATACACTTTCTGTTTCTTTTCTTCTACTACTTTTACATCATCCAATGATACTTCCAATTTTAGTATTCCTGCCTGTACCTGTACTGTCTCTTTAGAAGTATTTATCTTAAGTACATTTGCAAACTGATTAAGACTGTTAACAAATACTCTTTCTCCAACTTTAAAATCAACTTTTCTTGCAACTTTTGGTTTTTCTGCAACAGTCTTACTTTTATCATCTTGTAGAGCAGATCTAAGCATATTCAAACTTTTTTGAACATTTTTAATGTCTTCTTTTTTGTTATCTTCTTTTTGTATTTTCTCTACTAAGGCTGCTGCTTTAGACTGCATCTCTTTCATCATTTTATCTGCTTTTTCATAGGCTTCTTTCAATATGTCATTTTTTTCTTTTTCCAAAACTCTGAGTTTTTCTTCAAAAGCCTCTTTATCTCTTTGAGCAGCTTCTTTCAGAAATTCTACCTGTTTTTTCATAATATCAAGTTCATCAGCTTTATCTTTAATATTGCTTATCATTTTTTCTATTTTTTTATTATCATCACTTATATAGCTTTTTGCCTTGTTGATTACCTCTTCAGATACTCCAAGTCTTCTGGCAATAGTAAGTGCATTACTTTCTCCTGGAATCCCTATTAAAAGTCTATATGTAGGAGAAAGAGTCTCTACATTGAATTCCATTGATGCTGTTTCTATTCCCTCTTCATTATATCCATGAGCTTTAACTTCGCTGTAATGGGTAGTTATTATTGATTTACATTTTTTATCTTTCAGATAATCTATAACCGCCATAGCAAAAGCTGACCCTTCAGCAGGGTCTGTTCCTGATCCTAATTCATCCAACAATACTAGAGAAGCTCTTGTAACATTTTCAAGTATCTCCTGAACATTTTTTAAATGAGCAGAGAATGAAGATAATGACTGTTCTATACTCTGTTCATCACCTATGTCAGCATAAACTCCTGTAAAAAATCCAATACTTGAATGTTCATGTGCTGGAATAGGTATTCCGCTTAAAGCCATCAATGTCAAAAGTCCAGCTGTTTTCAACGCAACTGTTTTTCCACCTGTATTTGGCCCTGTAATAAGAAGAGTATTATAATCCCTTCCTATTTCAAATGTAAGAGGAACAACTGATGAAACGGGTATAAATGGATGTCTTGCCTCTACTAAAGTTAAAATTTCTCTGTTATTTATATTAGGTACTATACACTTTTTTTCTATCCCATACATAGCTCTGGCATTGAGTATATCCAGAGTAATAACAGCTTCTCCTACTCTATCTATGTCATCTTTGCTGTTTCTTATATAATCAGTTATTCTAAGGAGTATTTTTCTTATTTCTTCTTTTTCTCTTATCTCTAATTCTCTATTCTTATTATTTAGAGCTACTATTGACAAAGGTTCAATAAATACTGTCTGTCCACTTGATGATCTATCATGTTCAATTCCTTTTATCTGTCCTTTAAAGTCTGCTTTCACAGGAACTACACTTCTTCCATCTCTTTCAGTAATTATTTTTTCCTGAAATACTTTGGCAAATTGAGGTTCATTGAAAAGCTCATCAAATTTTCTTTTGATGTTCATTGCAAGAGTTTTTTTATGTATTCTGATATCTCTTAAATCAAGAGAAGCATCATCTTTAATCTCTTTATTATTATCAATAGCTTTATTAATAATATCTTCTACTCCTCTTAAAATAGGCACATCATTAAATTTATCTCTTAAATCTCTATACTTATTCAGATCATCCAGCCTATTTTTAAATACTCTGAAAAGTCTTAAATTATGATTGATATCCCATAAATCTTCCACATCTAAATATGTTCCTATCAACTGTGATTTTTTTGTCATTTTACAAATATCTTTCATCCCAGCAGTTTCCAATCCACCATCAAATTTCAAAAAATCTGTAAAGTCTCTCAATATATCCAGATCTCTATTTAAAGAGCTAAAATCTTTGAAAGGTTCAAGCCCCAATATTTTATAATGGTTCTCTTCTATAGCACTATAATTTGAAATTTCTTCTCTTAATTTATCAAATTCCAAAACTGTATAACTATGTCTATTCATTTTTACCACCTTGTTATATATTTACGTTCATTTTATTATATCACAAATCTCTATTTTTCTTAAAGAAAGTTGAAGAAATTTAAAAAAAACTTGATATTTTCTTTATTTAATGATACAATTATTTGCAATTGTGTGTTCAATTGCAATCAGGAAAGAGGTGACAAAGATGCAAAGATGTGAAATCACAGGAACTGGAATTATCAGTGGTAACCAAATTTCTCACTCTCATAGACTTACTAGAAGAGTATGGAAACCAAATTTACAAGTTACTACTATCGTTGTAAACGGATCTCCAGTTAAAGTTAAAGTTTGTTCAAGAACTTTAAAAACTTTAAGAGGTGCCAGCGAAGTTGAAGTAATGAATATTTTAAAATCTAATGCTTCTACTTTAAGTGCTAGACTTGCTAAATTCTTAAGCAAATAGTCTTTTAATAATGGCAATCTTTAATAAAAAAAGACAGCTTAAAAAAAGCATGTCTTTTTTTTATATCTTTTTATTTTAATCCTGACAAATCTCAGCAACAGAAAACAGGAAATTATTTTTCTTTTAATATATACTTTAATCAAGGAAGGAGATGTATTATGGATTGGATATTTTATCTGCAAAATGCTATTGATTATATAGAAGACAATATTCTTGAAACCATTGATTACAATGATGTAGCTGAGCATATTGGTTTTTCTAATTTTCATTTTCACAGAACTTTTGCACTTCTTACAGGAATAACAGCAAATGAGTATATCAAAAAAAGAAGATTATCCATGGCTGGAGAAGAGCTTTCTATGTCTAATGCTAAAATTATTGATATTGCATTTAAATATGGGTATGAAACTCCAGAAAGTTTTTCAAAAGCATTCAGTCGTTTTCATGGCTTCAATCCAAGTGAAGCTAAAAAATCTGGAACATCTCTAAAGAAATTCTCTCGTTTTTCTATTAAAGTAAAAATTGAAGGAGGAAAAATTATGGATTACAAGATTGAAGAAAAAGGTATAATGAGATTTTTAACTGCATCTAAAAGCTTTTTAAATGAGATAATAAATGAGAAAGAAAATAGAGATATTTCTAATTTCTGGACTGAATGTTTTAACAATGGAACTATTGATACTCTTAAAAAAAATTCGATTGATAAAGGTTTTTATGGAGTGTGCCTTCCTGTATCTAAAGAATGCGACAGCTTTAAATATGGTATTGGAGTAATCAACAATGATACTAACAACACAGCAGAAGGATTTGAAATCTGGACAGTCAATCCATCTATGTGGGCTGTTTTTAAATGTATTGGCAGTGATGGGCAATGTATATCTGATATGTGGGAGAGAATATTCAGTGAGTTTTTACCCACTTCTCCCTATAAAATGACTGAACAAGCAGACTTAGAATATTACTATGAAAATGATGAAAATATATTTTGTGAACTATGGATACCTGTTGAAAGAAAATAATTATATAATATAAAAAATGAGAATAGCTAAGTTTTAATAAATTTAGTATTCTCATTTTCTTTTAATTTAGAAATTAAATTTATATCCAACTGAAAATATTATCATCGAACAATTTAAATAACCTTTAATTCTATCAATATAGCTGATTATATTTCTTAATTTTTCTTATTTCTCAACTATTTTCTATTCTTCTACATCTGGAACTTTTGTCTTGATTATAAATGTTCCTACTATCATTCCTACTATTGATGGCACAAGCCATGCAAATCCATATTCAGATAAAGGCATTTTACTTAAAATTATTTTAAATACAGAAATATTCAATCCTCCTTTTATTAAAGTTTCCATAAGACTAAAAAGAAATGCCATTAATACTCCTCCCTTAAAAGGTCCATCATTAGGGAGAATTTTTTTTATTAAACCTAAAAAAGTTATTATTATACATATTGGATAAATTACAGCAAACATAAAAGAAGCATATCCTACAATTCTATTAACACCAAGAATTCCTAAAGCTCCACCAACTATACATACAACTATAAGCCATTTTGAATATTTTATTTTTCCTCTTGTAAATTCTTCAACAAATTCTCCTGCAATAGTAGCTATTCCTACCCCAGTAGTCAAACAAGCAAGCATAACAATGATTGCCAGAACTCCTGAACCTGCTTTTCCAAGAAGTTGTTCTACAAGAACTATCAGCATTGTTGCCATAGACATATCTGAAGTTACAAATTCATGTCCTGTTGCCCCTAGATATAATAATCCTATATAGATAACTGTTAAACCTACAATAGCAACCAAAGCTGTAATGTATATTCCTATATTCACTTGTTCCTTCTTTATTTCTCCATCTTTTAAAGCATTGAAAAATAATGCTGCACACATCAAACCTAAAGTTAAATCACCAGTATTGTATCCAGTTATAAGAGCATCTACAAAAGGTTTTTTTATTCCTGCAGGTATTGGTGTTCCTATTGGTTTAATAACTGCTGCTACAACTATTATAAGTAATGCAATCAAAAGTACTGGTGTTAAATATTTTCCAATTTTATCTACTACTGAATTAGCATCTCTGGCTATAAAGAATACAATTATAAAAAATACAAATATTGTTACTGATATTGGTACCTTGTCAGTTAGTGCTTTAATTCCCATTTCATGTGTTGTTGCTGCTAGTTTTGGCATAGTTGAAGTCATTGCAATCATCAAAACCATTATCAAATAAAAAAAATTATAAAACCAAGGTGCAATAGGATTTAAAACATTTTTAACATTTCCTCCAGAATTATTGACTGCAATTACAGCAATTACTGGAAGCAATATCCCTGAACAGAATAATCCAAAGGCCCCTGACATCCATGCTGTTCCACTAGCAAATCCTATTCCAGGTGGAAAAATTAAATTCCCTGCTCCAAAAAAAGTTGAAAAAAGAGCAAATCCAACTATTATTCCTTTCTTAATCACTTTGCTATCCATAAATTTTCCCTCTCCTTTTTTATTTATTTTATATTTTAATTTTTCTTATATACTATTCTTCCATTAACCATTGTAAAACTTACTTTTACATCTTTTATCTCATCTTCTGGAATAATATAAATATTTCTTTCAAGTCCTACTATATCTGCATGTTTGCCAATTTCCAATGTTCCTTTTATATTTTCTTCAAATGATTGATAGGCAGCATTTACTGTAAACAATCTCACTGCTTCATCTATAGTTAATTTTTGTGATGGCATCCATCCATCTTCAGGAAACCCTTTTATATTCTTGCTTGTTACTGCAAAATAAATATTTTCTAAAATATTAAAGCTCACTACTGGTGCATCTGACCCTCCTGAAATATGTAATCCTTCATCTAGCATTGTTTTCCATGCATATGATGAAAAAGTTCTTTCTTTTCCTAATCTTTCTTCTGCTATCTCCATATCAGTATCTATAAAAACTGGCTGTATATAAGCTGTTATATTTCCCTTTACCATTTTATCAATTATTCTCTTGTTTGTTATCTGTGCATGAACTATTCCATCTCTCATAGGATTTGAAAGATTATCCTTATTTACTTCGTTCAAAATGTCAGCTGCTATTTCTATAGCTCCATCACCTATTCCATGTACTGCTATCTGCATATTATTTTCTTTAGCTTTTTTGAAAAACTTTCTCAATTGGTTTTCATCTAAAATCTGTATTCCACGAGTTTCAGAATCATCTGAATAAGGTTCATTCATATAAGCAGTACGAGCCCCTAGTGACCCATCTGAAATAACTTTTAAAGGACCTATTTTAAAATATTCTCCTCCTTGTCCTGTTCTATAGCCTTTTGCTATAAATTCTTCAAAATTTTTATAAATAAAAAACATACATTGTTCATAAGTTCTAACTTTCAGTTTTCCTTCTTTTTCAAGTTCAGTGTAAGCTGTTATCACTTTTTCCCAATCTTCCTCTGGAACTGCTGAAAAGTAATCAGCACTATGTACTTGTGTTATTCCTTCCTTAAGAAAATCTTCCTGTGCTGAAAGTATCATTTCTTTAATATATTCAATAGTTGGTTTTGCTAAAGTCTTTCTATAAACTGTAATTGAAGATTCTCTTAAAATTCCCTTTTCAGTATCTATATATTCCATAGCTTCTTCTGTGATTTCATTTTCTAATATTAATTCCATAGCTTTAGAATTCACTACAGCAACGTGAGCACACACTCTCAATAAAATTATAGGATATTCAGCAGATATTTTATCCAGATCCTCTTTATAAATAAAATCATTTCCATCTTTAAATTCTGATTGATTCCAACCCCAACCTATAAGCCAATCCTGGCATAATCCATTTTTTTTATAATGTTCTCTGCTTCTTTTGATAACCTCATCAACTGAATCTGAACCATTAAGCTTTATGAATTTTTTTGTTTCTGCATAATCTAAAGCATGAAGGTGTGTATCCACAAACCCAGGCAGAACTAATTTACCTTTCATATCAATTTTTTCTTTGACATTTATTTTTTGAATCTCCTTATCTTTTCCAAGAAAAGATATTTTTCCATCTTTTATCCCCACTGCTTCATAAATGGAATTATTCTTATCCATTGAATGAAATTCTCCATTATACAATAACGTGTCTATAATCATTTTATACCCTCCTTAAATTTCAATATTTTAATTAAAAGCAATTTTTATGCCAATAATTCTATTAATCTAATTTTATCTAAAATATATAA includes the following:
- the brnQ gene encoding branched-chain amino acid transport system II carrier protein, with product MDSKVIKKGIIVGFALFSTFFGAGNLIFPPGIGFASGTAWMSGAFGLFCSGILLPVIAVIAVNNSGGNVKNVLNPIAPWFYNFFYLIMVLMIAMTSTMPKLAATTHEMGIKALTDKVPISVTIFVFFIIVFFIARDANSVVDKIGKYLTPVLLIALLIIVVAAVIKPIGTPIPAGIKKPFVDALITGYNTGDLTLGLMCAALFFNALKDGEIKKEQVNIGIYITALVAIVGLTVIYIGLLYLGATGHEFVTSDMSMATMLIVLVEQLLGKAGSGVLAIIVMLACLTTGVGIATIAGEFVEEFTRGKIKYSKWLIVVCIVGGALGILGVNRIVGYASFMFAVIYPICIIITFLGLIKKILPNDGPFKGGVLMAFLFSLMETLIKGGLNISVFKIILSKMPLSEYGFAWLVPSIVGMIVGTFIIKTKVPDVEE
- a CDS encoding amidohydrolase, with product MIIDTLLYNGEFHSMDKNNSIYEAVGIKDGKISFLGKDKEIQKINVKEKIDMKGKLVLPGFVDTHLHALDYAETKKFIKLNGSDSVDEVIKRSREHYKKNGLCQDWLIGWGWNQSEFKDGNDFIYKEDLDKISAEYPIILLRVCAHVAVVNSKAMELILENEITEEAMEYIDTEKGILRESSITVYRKTLAKPTIEYIKEMILSAQEDFLKEGITQVHSADYFSAVPEEDWEKVITAYTELEKEGKLKVRTYEQCMFFIYKNFEEFIAKGYRTGQGGEYFKIGPLKVISDGSLGARTAYMNEPYSDDSETRGIQILDENQLRKFFKKAKENNMQIAVHGIGDGAIEIAADILNEVNKDNLSNPMRDGIVHAQITNKRIIDKMVKGNITAYIQPVFIDTDMEIAEERLGKERTFSSYAWKTMLDEGLHISGGSDAPVVSFNILENIYFAVTSKNIKGFPEDGWMPSQKLTIDEAVRLFTVNAAYQSFEENIKGTLEIGKHADIVGLERNIYIIPEDEIKDVKVSFTMVNGRIVYKKN